Proteins from a genomic interval of Leifsonia shinshuensis:
- a CDS encoding glycoside hydrolase family 3 N-terminal domain-containing protein, whose translation MTDAPPSAPDLEDRTLPNPVLPGVDMELIERMTWEQKLLQLQIVWRPDAAEREALIRRGIGSTFWPPSAEETDAAQRIAVEETELGIPLLVGLDVIHGQFTIFPTPLAQAASFDPAVAELDARVSATEARSAGVNWTFSPMADVTRDPRWGRVVEGFGEDPYLSSVFTAAKVAGYQGRDLSAGDALAACLKHFVAYGAAEAGRDYNTTDVSARRLRETYLETFRAGVEAGAATVMAAFNALNGIPMHANRELLTGVLKEEWGFEGVVVGDADGVAQLVNHGIAADERGAVIAAIEAGVDIVMGGSLLVDADGAALVAPDELSAARVDDAVRRVLRLKQRLGLFEHPYIAASGGAATERYRDLARQAAERCAVLLTNGGALPLPASGRVLLAGPYARSLDHLGAWVQHFASPVRETLADALAAELPGVDWEVVDGCGFFDATEASLAEAVERAADADLVVLAVGEPSRISGEASSRSDITLPEGQRRLIHALADAGARVVVVLATGRPLVVEDWVERVDALLCVWHLGSEAPAAIAATLSGRVNPGGRVPMTFPRAVGQVPIHYDHERTGRPPRTGGALLAGGPMTEITGPNNTDDYYTSKFLDLPLGPRFDFGHGLSYTSFELDGLALSRDVVGAAELEAGIEASVTVRNTGDRAGDDVVMLFVTDEVASVTQPVRRLRGFTRVTLQPGESTRVGFRIDGDDLRFWDDGDRRVLEPGDFTITVGDGSAEQRLSLRLEHTA comes from the coding sequence ATGACCGACGCTCCGCCGTCCGCTCCCGACCTCGAGGACCGGACCCTCCCCAACCCCGTGCTGCCCGGCGTTGACATGGAGCTGATCGAGCGCATGACCTGGGAGCAGAAGCTGCTCCAACTGCAGATCGTGTGGCGGCCCGACGCCGCCGAGCGCGAGGCGCTGATCCGGCGCGGCATCGGCTCGACGTTCTGGCCGCCGAGTGCGGAGGAGACCGACGCCGCCCAGCGGATCGCGGTGGAGGAGACCGAGCTGGGCATCCCGCTGCTGGTCGGCCTCGACGTCATCCACGGACAGTTCACGATCTTCCCCACACCGCTGGCGCAGGCCGCGAGCTTCGACCCGGCGGTCGCCGAGCTCGACGCCCGGGTCTCCGCGACCGAGGCGCGCTCGGCGGGGGTGAACTGGACCTTCTCGCCGATGGCCGACGTGACGCGGGACCCGCGCTGGGGACGGGTGGTCGAAGGCTTCGGCGAAGACCCGTACCTGTCCTCCGTCTTCACCGCCGCGAAGGTCGCCGGCTACCAGGGCCGGGACCTCTCGGCCGGGGATGCGCTCGCGGCCTGCCTCAAGCACTTCGTCGCGTACGGGGCGGCGGAGGCCGGCCGGGACTACAACACGACCGACGTCTCCGCCCGTCGTCTGCGCGAGACCTACCTCGAGACCTTCCGGGCGGGCGTGGAGGCCGGCGCCGCAACCGTGATGGCCGCCTTCAATGCGCTCAACGGCATCCCGATGCACGCGAACCGGGAGCTGCTGACCGGCGTGCTCAAGGAGGAGTGGGGCTTCGAGGGCGTCGTCGTCGGCGACGCCGACGGGGTCGCCCAGCTCGTGAACCACGGCATCGCCGCCGACGAGCGCGGCGCCGTGATCGCCGCGATCGAGGCCGGGGTCGACATCGTCATGGGCGGGTCCCTGCTGGTGGACGCCGACGGCGCGGCGCTCGTCGCCCCCGATGAGCTGTCGGCCGCGCGGGTGGACGACGCGGTGCGCCGCGTGCTCCGCCTCAAGCAGCGGCTCGGCCTGTTCGAGCACCCGTACATCGCAGCCTCCGGCGGCGCTGCGACCGAGCGCTACCGTGACCTCGCACGTCAGGCGGCCGAGCGCTGCGCCGTGCTGCTGACCAACGGCGGAGCCCTCCCGCTCCCGGCGTCGGGCCGGGTCCTGCTCGCCGGACCCTACGCGCGCAGCCTCGACCACCTCGGCGCGTGGGTGCAGCACTTCGCGTCGCCGGTGCGGGAGACGCTGGCCGACGCGCTCGCCGCGGAGCTGCCCGGCGTCGACTGGGAGGTCGTCGACGGTTGCGGCTTCTTCGACGCGACCGAGGCCTCCCTCGCGGAGGCCGTGGAGCGCGCCGCCGACGCCGACCTGGTCGTCCTCGCCGTCGGCGAGCCGAGCCGGATCTCGGGCGAGGCCAGCTCGCGCTCCGACATCACCCTCCCGGAGGGGCAGCGTCGGCTGATCCATGCCCTCGCCGACGCCGGCGCGCGCGTCGTGGTCGTGCTGGCGACCGGGCGCCCGCTCGTCGTCGAGGACTGGGTCGAGCGTGTGGACGCGCTCCTCTGCGTCTGGCACCTCGGCTCGGAGGCGCCCGCCGCGATCGCCGCGACCCTCTCGGGACGCGTGAACCCCGGAGGGCGCGTGCCGATGACCTTCCCGCGCGCGGTCGGTCAGGTGCCGATCCACTACGACCATGAGCGCACCGGCCGGCCGCCCCGGACCGGGGGCGCGCTGCTCGCTGGCGGACCGATGACCGAGATCACGGGGCCGAACAACACCGACGACTACTACACCTCCAAGTTCCTCGACCTCCCGCTCGGGCCGCGCTTCGACTTCGGGCACGGCCTCAGCTACACGAGCTTCGAGCTCGACGGGCTCGCGCTGTCCCGCGACGTCGTCGGCGCCGCCGAGCTGGAGGCCGGGATCGAGGCGAGCGTCACCGTGCGCAACACCGGCGACCGCGCCGGGGACGACGTCGTGATGCTGTTCGTCACCGACGAGGTCGCGTCCGTCACCCAGCCCGTCCGTCGCCTGCGCGGCTTCACCCGTGTGACGCTCCAGCCGGGGGAGTCCACCCGGGTCGGCTTCCGGATCGACGGCGACGACCTGCGCTTCTGGGACGACGGCGACCGCCGCGTCCTGGAGCCCGGCGACTTCACGATCACTGTCGGCGACGGCAGTGCCGAGCAGCGGCTGAGCCTGCGATTGGAGCACACCGCATGA
- a CDS encoding ABC transporter permease subunit translates to MFRYTKKTLTIEIITLIAAAIMLLPFWILLVGSLKTLPQILDTAAVAPPTSPTFDNFIQLLSPASSSSGNIWAGLFSSVIITAGSIVLLVALGSVAAYGIARSTSKWSRRSFYLFLVAIILPTQLGTLPLYIGARTVGLVGNPWGMVLIYTGMLLPLSVFLYANFFRNLTPEYEEAAIIDGANRYQVFRRVVFPLMSPATGTVAILAGLIVWNDFFTSLIFLNGTPWQTLPVVMYSYVGSLVSQWNLIFAVVIVSMIPILAFYAFAQKKFIQGYAGGLKG, encoded by the coding sequence GTGTTCCGTTACACCAAGAAGACGCTCACCATCGAGATCATCACGCTGATCGCCGCGGCCATCATGCTGCTCCCGTTCTGGATCCTGCTGGTCGGGTCGCTGAAGACCCTCCCGCAGATCCTGGACACGGCCGCGGTCGCGCCGCCGACGAGCCCGACGTTCGACAACTTCATCCAGCTGCTCTCGCCTGCGTCGTCCTCCTCGGGGAACATCTGGGCCGGTCTGTTCTCGAGCGTCATCATCACCGCGGGCTCCATCGTGCTGCTGGTCGCCCTCGGCTCGGTCGCCGCCTACGGCATCGCCCGGTCGACCAGCAAGTGGAGCCGGCGCTCCTTCTATCTGTTCCTGGTGGCGATCATCCTGCCCACCCAGCTCGGCACCCTGCCGCTCTACATCGGCGCCCGGACCGTCGGCCTGGTCGGCAACCCGTGGGGCATGGTGCTCATCTATACGGGGATGCTGCTGCCGCTGTCGGTCTTCCTGTACGCGAACTTCTTCCGCAACCTGACGCCGGAGTACGAGGAGGCCGCGATCATCGACGGCGCCAACAGGTACCAGGTGTTCCGCAGGGTCGTCTTCCCGCTGATGTCGCCGGCCACCGGAACCGTGGCGATCCTCGCCGGGCTGATCGTCTGGAACGACTTCTTCACCTCGCTGATCTTCCTCAACGGCACTCCCTGGCAGACGCTCCCGGTCGTCATGTACAGCTACGTGGGCTCCTTGGTGTCGCAGTGGAACCTGATCTTCGCTGTGGTCATCGTCTCGATGATCCCGATCCTCGCGTTCTACGCCTTCGCGCAGAAGAAGTTCATCCAGGGCTACGCCGGCGGGCTCAAGGGCTGA
- a CDS encoding carbohydrate ABC transporter permease, producing the protein MTRTQPKAQADAQSPAEAQSPAEVQAPRRVPGRKPYRVKLGSWWWALPALVLMIVVIYLTTIAGGFFAFTNWSGLGPFDFVGLQNFVKIFQTPELIGSLWNTLFLAFGFLVLTNIFGLLFALALNRTLKSRYVLRTLIFMPVVVSPIAVSYIWKFIFDYNGPLNQAMAAVGLPKQNWLASPTLAIWCVLIVMVWQNIGFVMVIYLAGLATVPIEMEEAAALDGASTFKRFRYVVLPQIQPSVAIATTLTLIQGLRVFDQVVALTGGGPAGATQTLALEVYQQAFTYQEFGFGAALALVLSLLILIFSIAQQWATRDRSAKEA; encoded by the coding sequence ATGACCAGAACACAGCCCAAGGCGCAGGCCGATGCGCAGAGCCCGGCCGAGGCGCAGAGCCCGGCCGAGGTGCAGGCTCCGCGCCGTGTCCCCGGCAGGAAGCCGTACCGGGTGAAGCTCGGCAGCTGGTGGTGGGCGCTCCCGGCCCTCGTGCTGATGATCGTCGTGATCTACCTGACCACGATCGCCGGCGGCTTCTTCGCCTTCACGAACTGGTCGGGCCTCGGCCCGTTCGACTTCGTCGGCCTCCAGAACTTCGTCAAGATCTTCCAGACCCCCGAGCTGATCGGCTCGTTGTGGAACACACTGTTCCTGGCCTTCGGCTTCCTGGTCCTCACCAACATCTTCGGACTGCTCTTCGCCCTGGCCCTCAACCGGACGCTGAAGTCGCGGTACGTGCTGCGGACGCTGATCTTCATGCCGGTGGTCGTCAGCCCGATCGCGGTCTCCTACATCTGGAAGTTCATCTTCGACTACAACGGCCCGCTCAACCAGGCGATGGCCGCGGTCGGCCTGCCCAAGCAGAACTGGCTGGCCAGCCCGACCCTGGCCATCTGGTGCGTGCTGATCGTCATGGTCTGGCAGAACATCGGCTTCGTCATGGTGATCTACCTGGCCGGCCTCGCAACGGTGCCGATCGAGATGGAGGAGGCGGCCGCGCTCGACGGCGCCAGCACCTTCAAGCGGTTCCGGTACGTCGTCCTCCCGCAGATCCAGCCGTCCGTCGCCATCGCGACGACGCTGACGCTGATCCAGGGACTGCGGGTCTTCGACCAGGTCGTCGCCCTCACCGGCGGCGGACCGGCCGGCGCCACCCAGACCCTGGCGCTGGAGGTCTACCAGCAGGCGTTCACCTATCAGGAGTTCGGCTTCGGCGCCGCGCTGGCGCTCGTGCTGAGCCTTCTCATCCTCATCTTCTCCATCGCACAGCAGTGGGCGACCCGCGACCGCTCCGCCAAGGAGGCGTGA
- a CDS encoding ABC transporter substrate-binding protein, producing the protein MKQSRRSRASRLAWLAIPVTAGLLLAGCSSSGTSSAKEPQTITFAFGATNDQDKAAYTGLANAFMAENKGVTVTTENLPTQSYGTTIATRVQGGNAPDTFYAEGGTGQAQSVIPFAKSGLVLELDDPGLTSKIPEAAKSLWTYNGKTYGVPLGTQLNGVIYNDELAKSIGVNIDATTSLDDIIAQCGKARAAGKTVYGLAGSTFQNNGILAVALATSTVYGPNKNWNADRAKNKVTFAGTKGWTTALESIKKMYDAGCFQDGATSAGFDALTNGASSGKILGFFAPSAAAEQIMQAAGGHVKLVTLPIGAPQGTKTYLSLSEDQGVTASAKTKSPKLAENFLKFIISDKGQEAYSKLVGTIPANASKTSALLPQYAGIQDQLAKDDVRGYAPTEWPNAKIYTDLGNGVQGILTGQMTVKQVLQQMDTDWG; encoded by the coding sequence ATGAAGCAATCACGCAGGAGCCGCGCTTCGCGGCTCGCCTGGCTCGCCATCCCTGTCACCGCGGGCCTCCTGCTCGCCGGCTGCTCCTCCAGCGGCACCTCGTCCGCCAAGGAGCCGCAGACGATCACCTTCGCCTTCGGCGCGACGAACGACCAGGACAAGGCCGCGTACACCGGCCTCGCCAACGCGTTCATGGCCGAGAACAAGGGCGTCACCGTCACCACCGAGAACCTCCCCACCCAGAGCTACGGCACGACGATCGCCACCCGCGTCCAGGGCGGCAACGCGCCGGACACCTTCTACGCCGAGGGCGGCACCGGGCAGGCCCAGTCGGTCATCCCGTTCGCCAAGTCCGGGCTGGTGCTCGAGCTCGACGACCCGGGGCTCACCTCCAAGATCCCGGAGGCCGCCAAGAGCCTGTGGACCTACAACGGCAAGACCTATGGCGTCCCGCTCGGCACCCAGCTCAACGGCGTCATCTACAACGACGAGCTCGCGAAGTCGATCGGCGTCAACATCGACGCCACGACCAGCCTCGACGACATCATCGCCCAGTGCGGCAAGGCCCGTGCGGCCGGCAAGACCGTCTACGGCCTCGCCGGGTCGACGTTCCAGAACAACGGCATCCTCGCCGTCGCGCTGGCCACCTCGACGGTCTACGGCCCGAACAAGAACTGGAACGCCGACCGCGCCAAGAACAAGGTCACCTTCGCCGGCACCAAGGGCTGGACGACCGCCCTCGAGTCGATCAAGAAGATGTACGACGCGGGCTGCTTCCAGGACGGCGCGACCAGCGCCGGATTCGACGCGCTCACCAACGGAGCGTCGTCGGGCAAGATCCTCGGCTTCTTCGCCCCGAGCGCCGCGGCCGAGCAGATCATGCAGGCGGCCGGCGGCCACGTGAAGCTCGTCACCCTCCCGATCGGCGCGCCGCAGGGCACCAAGACCTACCTGTCGCTGAGCGAGGACCAGGGCGTCACGGCCAGCGCCAAGACCAAGAGCCCGAAGCTGGCCGAGAACTTCCTGAAGTTCATCATCTCGGACAAGGGCCAGGAGGCGTACTCCAAGCTCGTCGGGACGATCCCCGCGAACGCGAGCAAGACCTCCGCCCTGCTGCCGCAGTACGCCGGCATCCAGGACCAGCTCGCCAAGGACGACGTCCGCGGCTACGCCCCCACCGAGTGGCCGAACGCGAAGATCTACACCGACCTCGGCAACGGGGTGCAGGGCATCCTGACCGGTCAGATGACCGTCAAGCAGGTGCTGCAGCAGATGGACACCGACTGGGGTTGA
- a CDS encoding LysR family transcriptional regulator produces the protein MTDYPLMSRLDLNLLIALDALLTERSVTRAAERLRLSQPALSASLARLRIHFNDPILARRGNTYELTPLALRLADHTTIALDAARRVFESQATWDPSESVRQFSIYGSDYGFTTIGRVVSELAAAQAPGVHFRFMLHNPTVVEDATNRLRSVDGMVIPHGFLTELPFVDLWQDDWVAIVAEANDEVGDALSREEMSKLPWVMNYQSRSAFTSAERQVQQLGVEPNVEVVVESFLAIPQFIAGTRRVGIIHSALVPLAKRAAAVRVVGLPFEPTPIVNALWYHPVHSHDPEHTWMRSLFEDAGRIVGAGAHS, from the coding sequence GTGACCGATTACCCGTTGATGTCGCGGCTCGACCTCAACCTGCTGATCGCGCTGGACGCCCTCCTCACCGAGCGGAGCGTGACCCGGGCGGCCGAGCGGCTGAGGCTCAGCCAGCCGGCGCTCAGCGCCTCGCTGGCGCGGCTGCGCATCCACTTCAACGACCCGATCCTCGCCCGCCGCGGCAACACCTACGAGCTCACCCCGCTGGCCCTGCGGCTGGCCGACCACACCACGATCGCGCTCGACGCCGCCCGCCGGGTCTTCGAGAGCCAGGCCACCTGGGACCCGTCGGAGTCGGTCCGGCAGTTCTCGATCTACGGCTCCGACTACGGCTTCACGACCATCGGCCGGGTCGTCTCCGAGCTCGCCGCCGCGCAGGCGCCAGGCGTGCACTTCCGGTTCATGCTGCACAACCCGACGGTCGTCGAGGACGCGACCAACCGGCTCCGCTCGGTGGACGGCATGGTCATCCCGCACGGCTTCCTCACCGAGCTGCCGTTCGTCGACCTGTGGCAGGACGACTGGGTCGCCATCGTGGCCGAAGCCAACGACGAGGTCGGCGACGCGCTCTCCCGCGAGGAGATGTCGAAGCTGCCGTGGGTGATGAACTACCAGTCCCGCTCGGCGTTCACCTCGGCGGAGCGGCAGGTGCAGCAGCTCGGCGTGGAGCCGAACGTGGAGGTCGTGGTGGAGAGCTTCCTGGCCATCCCGCAGTTCATCGCGGGCACGCGCCGGGTCGGCATCATCCACTCGGCCCTGGTCCCGCTGGCGAAGCGCGCGGCGGCCGTGCGCGTGGTCGGGCTGCCGTTCGAGCCGACGCCGATCGTCAACGCGCTGTGGTACCACCCCGTGCACAGCCACGACCCGGAGCACACCTGGATGCGGTCGCTGTTCGAGGATGCCGGGCGCATCGTCGGGGCGGGCGCGCACTCCTGA
- a CDS encoding alpha/beta hydrolase produces MTDTEPDLRTLPLPEALAWLREHGEPADPRPDIDTASLKRRFPRLAHVRTRDLVVAAPSGPQPARLYRDDTAAHAGAALVWVHGGAFIGGHLDMPESNWVALELAARGIPVLAVDYVKCLGDVHFPAPSDDVLAAWRFARERSAELFGVEPGALLLGGASAGGNLTAGAAARLRDAGERLPAGLVLVYPALDPDGAHPGAVPDPSSPTAQLSLNFAGSEARLHDPHAFPGLGSVGGFPPSLVVVCEHDGLRPSGEAFAARLANAGRDATLHVEPDADHAHINEPSHPGAARTLDAIAGWIAGRW; encoded by the coding sequence ATGACCGACACTGAGCCGGACCTCCGCACCCTGCCGCTGCCGGAGGCGCTCGCCTGGCTGCGTGAGCACGGCGAGCCCGCCGACCCCCGGCCGGACATCGACACGGCGTCGCTGAAGCGGCGGTTCCCGCGCCTCGCGCACGTGCGGACGCGCGACCTCGTTGTGGCGGCCCCGAGCGGCCCGCAGCCGGCGCGCCTCTACCGCGACGACACCGCGGCGCACGCGGGCGCCGCGCTCGTCTGGGTGCACGGCGGCGCCTTCATCGGCGGGCACCTCGACATGCCGGAGTCGAACTGGGTCGCGCTGGAGCTCGCCGCCCGCGGCATCCCGGTGCTCGCGGTCGACTACGTGAAGTGCCTCGGCGACGTGCACTTCCCGGCGCCGTCGGACGACGTGCTCGCCGCCTGGCGATTCGCCCGAGAGCGCAGCGCCGAGCTGTTCGGCGTCGAGCCGGGCGCGCTGCTGCTCGGCGGCGCGAGCGCGGGAGGCAACCTCACCGCGGGCGCGGCGGCACGGCTGCGCGACGCGGGGGAGCGCCTCCCGGCCGGCCTGGTGCTGGTCTACCCGGCGCTCGACCCGGACGGCGCGCATCCCGGAGCGGTCCCCGATCCGTCGTCGCCGACCGCGCAGCTCTCGCTCAACTTCGCGGGCTCGGAGGCGCGGCTGCACGACCCGCACGCCTTCCCCGGCCTCGGCTCGGTCGGCGGCTTCCCGCCGTCGCTCGTCGTCGTCTGCGAGCACGACGGGCTCCGGCCGTCCGGCGAGGCGTTCGCCGCGCGGCTCGCGAACGCGGGCAGGGACGCGACCCTCCACGTCGAGCCGGACGCCGACCACGCCCACATCAACGAGCCGTCGCACCCCGGAGCGGCGCGCACCCTCGACGCCATCGCGGGGTGGATCGCCGGCCGCTGGTGA
- a CDS encoding C-glycoside deglycosidase beta subunit domain-containing protein: MPNGLIDDASLRVHPDGLALALTIPWYRSLWLSSVSTLRLTLDGVAVPEEDLTFELDGVRYAIADLPQQSDVLWYLQSHPLLIVRRDPAVALGETHEVELHGELRLPYMQIAPGQDGGPGLYVPNVVHQRLTLTATDHDAAPPALVTDVPPAPEATDADPFKLGLTLYSASAEFRAGWFDFDGLLDRVAELGIGPGIEIVASQVLPTYPVVSDVFVATWREAFDRHGFDASSFGANLDMGKRRDRDMTPDEEFEFSDLLFRGAKKLGFPLVRIQSAKPDLLRRLLPVAEELELKLAYEIHAPLGPNSPEIVKVRDVYAELDSPLLGFVADFSSTMHSMSPTLLRAVRRAGLGGEEVLRLQEIWATDASMRDRQQEFIGYLNSRGFDPGRLGAFAHLAFNMHGHVDPREWADIMPQILHVHAKFYDIDEHGQEPAIDYPELVKVFVEGGYRGYWSSEWEGHAFAELGEVDPLLLVRKQHDLIRASMRSLQPAAG; this comes from the coding sequence ATGCCCAACGGACTCATCGACGACGCGAGCCTGCGCGTCCACCCCGACGGTCTCGCGCTCGCGCTCACCATCCCCTGGTACCGCAGCCTGTGGCTCTCCTCGGTCAGCACCCTCCGGCTGACGCTCGACGGCGTGGCGGTGCCGGAGGAGGACCTGACCTTCGAGCTGGACGGCGTGCGCTACGCGATCGCCGACCTCCCGCAGCAGAGCGACGTGCTCTGGTACCTGCAGTCGCACCCGCTGCTGATCGTGCGGCGGGACCCGGCCGTCGCGCTCGGCGAGACGCACGAGGTCGAGCTGCACGGCGAGCTGCGCTTGCCGTACATGCAGATCGCTCCCGGTCAGGACGGCGGCCCGGGCCTCTACGTGCCCAACGTCGTCCACCAGCGGCTGACGCTCACCGCGACCGATCACGATGCCGCGCCGCCCGCGCTCGTCACCGACGTGCCGCCCGCGCCGGAGGCGACCGACGCCGACCCGTTCAAGCTAGGCCTCACCTTGTACTCTGCGAGCGCCGAGTTCCGAGCCGGCTGGTTCGACTTCGACGGCCTGCTCGACCGGGTGGCCGAGCTCGGGATCGGGCCGGGAATCGAGATCGTGGCCTCCCAGGTGCTGCCGACCTACCCGGTGGTGTCCGACGTGTTCGTCGCCACCTGGCGGGAGGCCTTCGACCGGCACGGCTTCGACGCCAGCTCGTTCGGCGCGAACCTCGATATGGGCAAGCGGCGCGACCGCGACATGACGCCCGACGAGGAGTTCGAATTCAGCGACCTGCTGTTCCGCGGCGCGAAGAAGCTCGGCTTCCCGCTGGTGCGCATCCAGTCGGCGAAGCCGGACCTGCTGCGCCGCCTGCTGCCCGTCGCCGAAGAGCTGGAGCTGAAGCTGGCCTACGAGATCCACGCTCCGCTGGGCCCGAACTCCCCGGAGATCGTGAAGGTGCGCGACGTCTACGCCGAGCTCGACTCGCCGCTGCTCGGCTTCGTCGCCGACTTCTCGTCGACCATGCACAGCATGTCGCCCACGCTGCTGCGCGCCGTGCGGCGGGCGGGTCTCGGCGGCGAGGAGGTGCTGCGCCTGCAGGAGATCTGGGCGACGGATGCCTCGATGCGCGACCGCCAGCAGGAGTTCATCGGCTACCTGAACAGCCGCGGCTTCGACCCCGGCCGGCTCGGCGCGTTCGCCCACCTGGCCTTCAACATGCACGGCCACGTCGACCCGCGCGAGTGGGCGGACATCATGCCGCAGATCCTGCACGTGCACGCCAAGTTCTACGACATCGACGAGCACGGCCAGGAGCCGGCGATCGACTACCCCGAACTGGTGAAGGTGTTCGTGGAGGGCGGCTACCGCGGCTACTGGTCGAGCGAGTGGGAGGGCCACGCGTTCGCCGAGCTCGGGGAGGTCGACCCGCTGCTGCTCGTGCGCAAGCAGCACGACCTGATCCGGGCGAGCATGCGATCGCTTCAGCCCGCGGCCGGATAG
- a CDS encoding sugar phosphate isomerase/epimerase family protein: MTTDLLGTTTDLPFGLGVSLYSYTDDIGVTMTVEECIEDVADLGATGIELLGEGHVEDYPNPSTAWIDAWFARNERLGLTPTLYGSWLDTRRFPGRGMTVQEGAAQLELDLRLASTLGFSFVRPKIGVISEDLRVDPIWQEAVERNLQLAADLDIVICPEIHWPTIIKSPVVEEYIDFKERTGSEHFGLLIDTGVFELSPYPRRGGSASFRMGDGSARPPVVPFVPVSDLADVMEHTVYFQAKFYEVDDDLVDHYIPWREILDVVVDSGYTGWLSSEYEGHHEPYRAPDQLRRQHALLRTIAAERAAADRAADPALADRN, from the coding sequence GTGACCACCGATCTTCTGGGGACCACCACCGATCTGCCCTTCGGCCTCGGCGTCTCGCTGTACTCGTACACCGACGACATCGGCGTGACCATGACCGTCGAGGAGTGCATCGAGGACGTCGCCGACCTCGGCGCGACCGGCATCGAGCTCCTCGGCGAGGGCCACGTCGAGGACTACCCGAACCCGTCCACCGCCTGGATCGACGCCTGGTTCGCCCGCAACGAGCGCCTGGGGCTCACGCCGACGCTCTACGGCTCGTGGCTCGACACCCGGCGCTTCCCGGGCCGCGGCATGACCGTCCAGGAGGGCGCGGCGCAGCTGGAGCTCGACCTCCGACTGGCCTCCACCCTCGGCTTCTCGTTCGTGCGGCCGAAGATCGGCGTCATCTCCGAGGACCTGCGCGTCGACCCGATCTGGCAGGAGGCCGTCGAGCGCAACCTGCAGCTCGCCGCCGACCTGGACATCGTGATCTGCCCCGAGATCCACTGGCCGACGATCATCAAGTCCCCGGTGGTGGAGGAGTACATCGACTTCAAGGAGCGCACCGGCTCCGAGCACTTCGGCCTCCTGATCGACACCGGCGTGTTCGAGCTGTCGCCGTACCCGCGCCGGGGCGGCAGCGCCTCGTTCCGGATGGGCGACGGGTCGGCCCGGCCGCCGGTGGTGCCGTTCGTGCCGGTCTCCGACCTGGCCGACGTGATGGAGCACACGGTCTACTTCCAGGCCAAGTTCTACGAGGTGGACGACGACCTGGTCGACCACTACATCCCCTGGCGGGAGATCCTCGACGTGGTCGTGGACTCCGGCTACACCGGCTGGCTGTCCAGCGAGTACGAGGGCCACCACGAGCCCTACCGCGCGCCCGACCAGCTGCGCCGACAGCACGCCCTCCTCCGCACCATCGCCGCTGAACGCGCGGCCGCCGACCGCGCCGCCGACCCGGCGCTCGCAGACAGGAACTGA
- a CDS encoding C-glycoside deglycosidase beta subunit domain-containing protein yields the protein MLEEQLIQTSGFRNVGPEGARTGFQLRVRSPYYRGLWANLIEKPTVTVDGERFDGDDIRWTLPTGHDTAAEFSFAELQESTDARWPLGHAAVLTVPRAGGLSRGIHDVTLELRLRMSYIPEELQPSIWTASRKAVIVL from the coding sequence ATGCTCGAAGAACAGTTGATACAGACCTCCGGCTTCCGCAATGTCGGGCCGGAGGGCGCGCGCACCGGATTCCAGCTGCGCGTCCGCAGCCCCTACTACCGCGGGCTCTGGGCGAACCTGATCGAGAAGCCGACCGTGACCGTCGACGGCGAGCGATTCGACGGCGACGACATCCGCTGGACGCTGCCGACCGGCCACGACACCGCGGCGGAGTTCTCGTTCGCCGAGCTCCAGGAGTCCACGGACGCGCGCTGGCCCCTCGGGCACGCCGCGGTGCTGACCGTGCCGCGTGCCGGCGGACTCTCCCGCGGCATCCACGACGTCACGCTGGAGCTGCGCTTGCGGATGTCGTACATCCCCGAGGAGCTGCAGCCCTCGATCTGGACGGCGTCGCGGAAGGCGGTGATCGTGCTGTGA